The sequence tcacataaaatgacaagcagcaaaaaaaatacatttcaacATACTTTTGGAAAACCTGGAACATCTTCGGTGTCAAAAACTACTCTGAAATTATGGTTAGGGACAGAATACTAGAGAAGTCGCAGTCCCTTTTTTATCAAATTCGCTTTATTGTATGCAAAATTATGCTGATTcaaatttcgacaaaattttgccaatCTCAACCATTTTGCTCAACCTCTGTAGTACGAATTCATGTGACCGTATCGTGAGTCTTTCGATTCCTTAAAACCAACATTAATGTTAAAATTATGTAAAACATTGACAAACATGATTTCGACTCCATAACGCTTGACGGCAAATGAGCCctccaaataaacgaacgatAAAAATATGAATTCATGATTTGCTATAACTGTTATCTACTGCCTATGAATATGATTTATGccattctttttattattttgtataTTTCATTTTATCCATGTTAAACAACGTTTTATATAGTGACTCAATTTCATTACTCGAGATAATTCCCAATGTTTCAACAATCTTCTAACAATGTATGCGTTGTTGATTAATTAACAAATCTGTTATTAAAAGCTTGTGTATACTCCCACTTTAGGTTAATACTTTTTAACGTTTTGAAAACTTCCTTCGTCCTGTTGTGTTAtttgttgagttttttttttcgttggatACCCATTCCTATTTTTTTCCAGGACAACCGATCGCAAATGGAGAGAACGGTGCACCAGTTTCAGTGGGACCAGTGTCCAATGGTAGCGCAAGTGCTAGCTTCAACCACTCGGTTCAGGCGGAAATCAGCGTTGATTATCAACAGCTGGTCACGAAACCTGAATCACCCCCTGCAACGACAGACTCGAGAAACGCAGCTGAAGAACCGGTGACTGAACATACCGGTCCAGTAGAGCAGGGCAATGATGAAGCTAGTAGCGTAACCGAAGCGACCAACGATAAAGAACAAGTGCAACCCGAATACGACCCTGCTATCGAAAAGTTAGTTGACGGAATCGTAGTACAGAAGGTTGTGCAACTTAACGAAGAGGCATCGACCAGTGAGAATATTGAGCGAGTAGCTagtgaagtggtagaagaagtTCTACAGGAGGCCGAGAGTGAGATCAACGAAGCTGCCGAAGCTGCAGCTGTTAAACTGGTGGAGAAAGTAGTAGAACAAGCGGAAGCTACAGTGCTTGCTACAGAAATTCCAGAAGTTCTAGAAACACATGAGGAAGAATCGACTTCTCCTAATGCAACATATATATATCAAAGAAGACCAATCTATAACGTCTGTTGAAGGAGCCTGTTTCTGTACCAGAGTCAGTGCAATCTGTCGAGGTAACGCATGAAACTGTGGAGCATGTGGAACCAGCATCAGAACAAGGCACAGATACATCAAAAAGCAGTTACATTCGCTTTGAGACCATAGCTGCTATTAACATTTCCAATGAACTAACCGAAAGCAACCAGATAAAATTAGTACAACTATTGTTGATGGCTCTGAGTAGAATATTGAAGTAAAGGAATTGAAGAACAGATTTCGGtgcaaaaaataatgttgttgAAGTTGTCTCCAACGATACAATCTTAGTTCAAAAACTTATCAGGCAGTTAATGGATTGAACCAGAAATCGCAGAAAACATCATCTCTACTGAACAAAATAATATATCTTCTACATATGAAAAGGCTGATTTTGTTTCACTCAACAATACAGTTGATAAACTTCAAGAAAACGTTATTCAGCTGAGGTTGAAATTACGCAACAAATTTCTATTACAGAACCGGTCAATGCTATTGAACAGTTCATTGCATCAGAGAAGAGTGTTTCATACAAGTTCGACGAAGCAATATTGCCTCAGATTACAGAATCCAAAGGTTGATCAAGAAGACAACACTATTGAAATACCAGTCTCTGACGAAGCAACCGCTGAAAGTAGTTGAAGTGTTGAAGAGCGTTGCTTTTTGCTGACGATGTTGTTCAAGCAATTCTCGAAACAGATCAAAAGGCTACTGATGTAGCAACTGAATTGGTGCAAGAAACTATAGTTGATAGTAAACCTTCAGAAACAATTCCAATAGAGCAAACTGCGCTAGTTGCTGACGCAACAAATATAGTAACCGAAGCCGAAACTGCTTTGGAAGCCATTGTCAACGCTGAAACAGTTAAAGACACTATAAAGGGTGTCACGTTCGATGATGAAGTGATTGTTGTTGATGCTCCTATAGCAGCAGAAGTTGAAACAATAACCGATACTTTGGTCGACGCTGAAGAAGCAACTATCAAAGCATTGGCGGAAGCGATCGACCAAGAAGCGGAGGACATTGGAGCTGTTGCCGAGGGACTTGTTAATGAAGTTCTTGATGAGATACAAGAAATTGTTAATGAGAAGGAAGTATTGGAACCGACTCAGGCGCCAAGCTACGATTCGGCTACCCAAGCTCTAGTTTCTTCTTCTGATAATGAGGCTGTTGTTGAATCCGAACCAAAATATTCTGAAGAAAAAACGAATGAATCTTcagattcttttgaaaatgagACCTCATTTACCGTAGAAGTCGACGCGGAAGAGGCAGTCATCAAAGCAGAAGCAATTTCCCAGCAAGCTGAAGAGGCCGAAGTTGTAGCCACTGCCGAGGAACTTGTAAATGAAGTTCTAGATCAGGCTCAAGAAATCGCAAAGGAGAAAGGAGCTCTGGAACATGTTGAGGCTGCTAGTCACGATCCGGCCATGCAAAAACAAGTAGATGATGCACTGATCGATGGTTTTGCATATGATGCTGACGATAAAAATAATTCAGAAAAAGCCTTGAACAGTCTTCTGTAGAAGAAGTTGTGGAATCGATTTCGATCAAGGAAGTCAATTCCGAGTTGAACAGCGCACCTTCTCAGCAAACAATAATTTCAGAGAATGATGTAGTTCAACCAGCTGGAATCTGTTAATTTGTTGGTAGAACCAACAAGTGAAAAGATCGTTGACAATGCTGTTGAAGTGGCAGAATCTGTGTTACCATTGGTGTCAGAAGTTAACACTACGGTTATTCAAAACAACTTGTCAGATGAAAATGATATACAGATAGAAAAAGAGAATTCAATTGGTAATGCTGGACAGCTGGTAACTGTTGATCAATCAATCATAATTGAGACACCACTTAGCAATGAGCCATCAAAAGAGGTAAAACTAGAAACAGGTCTAACCACGGAAACATCTGTTGATCccataaaagaagaaaaatcttaTGCTGAATTATCTGATTCAGAAGCTGAGAAAATTGgtgaaaattcatctttccaGGAGAATATTATTTCGCCAGTTGATATAGTTGAGAAAGATTTACCCGTTGCTGAAATCGTGGAAGTAGTTTTAGAAGGAGCAGCCGCATCCGACGCACCCGATGTCGTTGAAGATCAATCTATTATTATTTCCAGATACCACTACTTCCGTATCTGAGGCAGAGTGAAAACGACACACCTCAAGCACAACAAAGATATCCCAATTATTGGTGAAATACAGGAAAAAGAACCACTCGTGGAACCTTCTGCATTTGTACAAGTAGAGTCAGTGAACGATAATGTCGGCTATGTTGAGAAAAAGGTATCTGTAGTGGTGGAAGAAGTAAAACAAATAGTTCAAGAGGATAATGCAAATACTTCAGAAAATGAAGTAGAACAGGTTATCGAATCCGTTGAGGCAGCTGATGTTATTGATTCTAAGCTAGTTGGAAGTAAAGTTGAATATGAAGATGAAACTCAAACGACTGAGACAGTAAAACCTGATGCTCTAACAATTGAAAATCAAATAGAAAACACACCCTAGCGAAGATATTGAAACTGTCCATGTGCTAAAAGAATCCCAATTTAATAGAGACAATTCCAACAGCAAACATACAAACTGAAAAGGTGGAATCCAGCGTTGAAGTCGATCCATGCAACGAAACAACGAAAAGAAGTTGTTTTGAACAAACATTTATTGTTAAAGATGTATCCAACAGAAGTATATCAAGAAGTTTTGGGTGCTGGAGATGATACCACATTAGAAAAGACAGCAGCCACAGAAGATGCAAATACAACAAATGAAGTTATTGAAACTGCTCTTGTACAGAAAGATTCACAGTCTAATGAGACAGCACCAACCGAAAATATACAAACAGAAAAGCAGAAGCCATCGTTGAAGTCCAACCTAATATTAATATAGTGGTAGAGGATATTTCTGAAACCCAATCTTCTGTTGAAGATGGTTTAGAAAAAGTGTTATTGAAAGTAGAAAACGATGCCATAACTGAAACAACAACCACTGCAGATCAAAGAGAAAATGCCACAAACGTAGATAGCGAAACTGTTTCTCAACCGAAAGACTTAAAAGTCACTGACACAGTTCCAGCAGAAAATATACAAACAGAAAAGATAGAAGCCATCGTTGAGGTTCAACCAAGTATCAAAATAACggaagaagtttcttcagaaaaccCGTCTCCTGGTACAGATGAATCAGAAGTAGTAGTGAATCAAGTAGTAGTTCTAGATACTGAACATACCTCCACAACGGAAGGAATTACAGATCTAAAAGAATTACAATCTGATGACGCTATCCCAACTGAAAATGTACAATCAAAAACGGTACAAGCTATCGTTGATGTTGAACCAATTGTCGACTCGACCTTACAtgaaaaagtttctgaaaaacCATCTCCTGTTGAAATTGAATCAGCTAATGTACAAGTTGTTCTGGATGCAGAAAATAATACCACAACCGAAGCGCCAACGACTGCAGAAGgtcaaataaaaaatacaactaACGAAGTTAGCGAAACTGTTCCTGAACCGAAAGAATCAAAATCTAATGAGCCAGTAGAAAATATACTAAAGGAAAAAACAGAACTCATCGTTGAAGTTGAAACTAATATCAAAGCCGCAACAGAAGCATTACCTCTGCAAGATGCTGCTGGAGTTGAATCTGAACAATCCCACACTGATCAAACAATCGATTTACTTGTGGAAACAGAAACGAAGAACGATACTCTGGAATCAGGTGATATTGATAGTAAGAAACTTGTAAATGAAACAGTTTCTCTAGAAGATGCTTTAGTTCAGCCTGTAGAAGctaaagaaattgctggagaaaaAGTTACTCTTCTTGacgaaaaaatagaaaatgctTCGCCAAACTCAGATGCCACAGTGGAAACAATTGAGGAGCATGTCCCAGAAGTAACTGTATCTACGACGAATGAACAGGAGGAGACAGCTGGagttgttccagaaaaaaatattatcacAGAAATACTGCATTCCGTGAACTCAATTGAGCCTGTAATTTTAAGTAGTGCTGATGCATCAGTTGAAGTAGTATCCATCAATGAGGCTCGTGGGCATTCAGAAGAGCCAACATGTGAGCCATCAGAAGCAGAATCATCCGCTCGTGGGCCCATTATTGAAAGAAGTACTCGACGAAGCAGTGGAGGCCTCAGAGGAAGGTACAGCTAGTGAAGAATTTGTAGTTAAGGTTGAAATAGAAAAACCAGACACTTCTGAACTTATCTCAGAAGTAATTGACGATCGTGATTCTAGTCCAGTTAGTGCTCCAGAAACAGTGTCTTCGGCTCTGAGCGTTATTTCTGAGAAGCCGGAGGATACTGGGCCTACTGCAGTTAGACAACAAGATAGTGAGGCAACTAATGAACAGGTAGGAAGCACTGGTCACCAAATAAAAGAGAAACTAGATCAAGGGTCCCAAGAAGCACTGGTTGAACGCACGTTGACTGAAGCTACGGCTGTGGCAACTGAAATCGAATCAATCGTTGATCATCTCATAACTGAAAAGATGCATGCCATTCCGACTGAATCTAGCAAAGATATAACTCAAGACAAACCTCAGACCGAAGTTCTAAGTGAACCAGAGAAGTTAGCTTCTACCGCCGCAAAGGTGGTCGGAGGCCTCGTTAGTGAAGAGATTGTTTCGGTGACGAGCAGCGTAACGTTATTGGTCCCTGCCAGTAGTTCCTGTCCAACCAGAAGCTAACAATAGAATTAACCAATTGAACACGCCATCTGATACTAATCAACCCAGAACCTCCCTTGGTTGAATCACCACCAACCGCATTGCCATCTTCATCTCCCGCTGTTGATCCAAACTCATCAAGAAAGATCAGGAAGATAATTCGATCGTTAGGGATGCACTACTCAGCAATCTAAATTCTACCGTAGTTGAGGGAACGCCGGACGCAGTTCAACACTCTGCAACCTCAACCGAGAACGTTAGGTCCCTCAATCAGCACCATTAGCACCATCAGCACCAGCTTGCAACAGTATCCTGAGGCACCCAGCAGCAGTAGAGCAGCCCTCATTGACCAGAGTACCGACCAGTGTCAGCAGCGTTACTAATCCCAAATTTCTTACTCTGAATCTAGTTAACTATACTAGTCCCTAGTGGTAGTAGTGGTAACAATAGCAATAGCTCAGCATCCGCTTTGATTCAATCTCGCACTGCTGACGGCGCCACCGCCGTCGCCTCGGATAGTAGTGAGCAACTGATGGAACTCGATCTGTTGCGTGAAACTGGATGAAACAGGACAGGCCATGACCAAGATAATCGCCAATATGGGTGCCATCCCGAAGAGACCAGGTTAGctgaatttgttttgtttttaaattgtcCCTATTTATTTGATTCCTTGTTAGAGGTATAATGACACCCAATTCAGTTTCGTTACTGCGTAGTTTCGTTAGCTGcaatgattttttgtagaaagtTGTTTTACCGTTTGGTGCGTTACATTTTATCCCCTTGTTTTACGTACCCTGATCGTAACTATTAAGTGTAAACCTCGTTGTGCAAAAAGGTTTTAGTTTATTTTAAATggcgaatgaaacttgtttgtGAAATTATCGTATGCTGAAGAAGAGTTGAAGAGGAAACAATAAACGAATCTTCAATGTGACTGCAATTTGGTACATCGAACATCATTGGACCCTTTAACAGAGTTCGGTAGATAGATGCTGTATGTTTTCTTGAATATCCATTATTAACtttatcaattatttttcattctttttttctACATTCTACTTTTGGCCAGCGTTTTGTCCTAAATGTGATATTCATTCTATAAAATTCAGTAGATggaactgatatttcagcttaAGCCATTATTTCGGGCTTATATCGTtagtaaatttatatttttatgttttctccATTTGTCTAATAAACTCAATTCGAATATTAGACTCTGAAACGGCTTTCACTTGAGTGGACAtatcttttttgcctttctcttatactgagtatacgtaaaggctatatgttcgctccaaaaacgaactttttatatgaCGCCAGGAGACCTATATATTAATAAACTTAGTTCGACGAGTTGAGATGATGTGTGAGTGTTTTTCTCAAgtgtcgaaagctttcaaaaagctgcgctacagaCACGCACTCAGATGTACATCACGTTTCACAGCTTTGAATCGAGTATGGAGCATTTGTTGAATGCCCGCCATAACCCTAATCGATTTCTGCCTCGAATTCTAAGGATCTTACACATCCACTGGCATCCGATGGCACTATTAAACGTGTTTTTGATGTCAATCGTTACTACCGCATAGAATTGATAGCCGAACCTTTTCTAGGACGCTCTCTCTGCAACTTCAATGAatgtcctgattgcatccaccgtcgatctgtcttttcggaatccgaactgctttTCCGATAAGCTGGTTTCACTCTCCGTGAACTGCCTTTAGTCCTTTtaagaagcttccccagtgtatctaataggcatatgggcctatacaatgctggattccccggcggttcCCCTGGTTTCGGCACcagcaccagtttctggatcttccacttATCAAAAAAAACTTCACACTTCGCATGACACGATAAACGTTGCCCCAAAGGTCAGCGTCAGCTTCCCAGCGAAACTCCTTGAAGTACAATTAGTAGTTGAAGTACATGAAGCAGTTGGATTTGCTGATTTTAATCTgccgtttgaaagccgctcaGCTTCACAGAAAATTATCTAACGGTTTTAGACATTGCCATCTGAAAACATCTCCTGGCTCTGATACAGGCAGCACGAAGGTCGGCATCGACGCATTACAAGCGCTCGCTAGCTTTTCTGTCAGCTCATCTGCATCAAGGTTTGTAGCGTCGGTGTCTGCTCAAAGTCGCCTTTCATCTTTACCCGCTACTCCTTGTCTCTTATCTTACCGTCGGTATTTGTATTATAACACTTTACCTGATCGCCTGGTGATCACCGTGCATAGtcctcacaaactctccagttcatgatCACCTGCATCCTCACCAGCGACGGACTGCAAAAAGAGACGTCGATGGTACACTCCTTGCCAtttctgcgaaatgtactaacgggaCCTTCGTTGCCCAGCCTAACTTATAGCTTTACCAGTGCCTTTAGCTAACTGTTATCTCTGGCATTAGTCAGTCTGTTTctccattccactgcccaagcattgaagtcgtCTCCGATGATTATCGATCTTCGGTCGATCAGGTTCTCCGTGTGTACGTCCAGTATTCGATTATACTGCTTTAGAGTCCACCaagagaggcttccgggccttttgaaagaaggcttctgagccttttgaaagggggtttccgagcctcttggaagaaagctaccgagcctcttgaaaggaggattccgagcctcttaaaagaaggtttacgagcctattgaaagaagacaTACGAGCATCTTAAAAAGAGCTTttcgaacttcttgaaagaatgtttccgaacctcttaaaaggagactttcggGCCTTTCAAAAGGAGGCcgccaggtttttttttaaagggggctttcgagcctcttgaaaggaggctttcgggcctcttgacaggaggcttttgggcctcttgaaaggaagcttccgggtcttgaaaggaggcttccaagccttttgaaaaaaaggcttccaagctgcTTAAaaagagacttccaagcctttcgaaaaaaagtcttccaagcctcttgaaaggaggcttctgagcctcttgaaataagatttccgaacctcttcaagaaggcttccgatcctcttgaaaagagtcctctcagcctcttgaaaggtgtccTATGAGCAtattgaaagaggcttccgaccttcttgaaagtaggctttcaagcctcttgaaatgagtctTCCGGCCTCATGGAAGAAGACTCTCAGGCCTCTGGAAgcgaagcttccgggcctcttaaaataaaggcttccgagccccttgaatcgaggcttccaagtctcttcaACCTTCCGGGAATCGCTTAGTCTTGAACCACTCATGTAGTATCGCCTACGTTGTGTACGACAAACGAGCTTTTTCGGGTATAGTTGTACTtttttcccgagcagcacaaatgGTGCACAAAAGTTTCTGTGATCCATATGCCATCGAATTTAGTCACATaagagttactgcaaccaaatcgaattGGATTGTATAACCCTAGCagttacaacggtgcgagtcctaGAGGgttaaatgaggcttccaagcatcttaaaagaagacttccaagcgttttaaacggaggcttccaagccttttgaaaggagacttctaagccttttgaaaggaggcttccgagcctaatagaatattcttaacatattattcaacattttgtttggaTCGATCGCCATCCTTTCATAATAAAAACATCAATCAGTTTTTATCGGAATTGTAATACGCTATTACGCATTTATGTCCGAGGTACCTCCTAGGGCCGGCGAAAGTATTCCATGTACCTACATGTGATACTGTTGATACTGCAACAACAGGATCTTGGCACTACCGCAACAAAatgaaaaatggtgattttcgatcgcattttctcaaaaaaaaaagttttttattgGTCCGAAACAATAAGCACACAATTATCAAGAAAGATGTAATACACAAAATCGATTATAAATTGATGTATCCAACTGCTAACCCTCAGCAAAGaacattacaaaaaaaatatagtttggaATCACAACATCAAACAACATTCTAGCCCTCTCATTGGAAGTAAGAGATGTTCGAAGTTAGTTATCGAAGAACTCACATTGCAGTCACATTATTATTCGTAATTACTGAATTTTTGAAACTTAGTGTAATCGCTTTCCTAGAATAGTACCACGTAAACGGTACCACCACGTTTTATGGCAAAGTGTTATACGAAAAGGGCATTTTTCTGGATATTTTTCATACCATTCATATTTTGAGACATTAAGCATTATTTTTCAAGACGTTGACAACATAATTCTCTCTAACAGAAGTGTTTGGTTTTGACTGAAAATCTAGACCTTGTTTTACCTTTATTTTAGATATTACAAGCACTATGCAATCGAACAAAGTCACTAAAATATAGAGAATATACTTTAACTGGTTTCATTTTTTCTCCATATTTATCTGTACGAAAAAATCTACTACACACGAAACGAAACGTTTACTCGTAATGACACCACATCGTAAAACACGCAATTAACAATACACTCCTC comes from Armigeres subalbatus isolate Guangzhou_Male chromosome 2, GZ_Asu_2, whole genome shotgun sequence and encodes:
- the LOC134209345 gene encoding LOW QUALITY PROTEIN: uncharacterized protein LOC134209345 (The sequence of the model RefSeq protein was modified relative to this genomic sequence to represent the inferred CDS: deleted 2 bases in 1 codon) translates to MATTANSRPSEPNGGTLGPRKTLIIMVTVVGCIAILWPKVFYPMMVGPTQTKPIIKDHRGSGCCDVVLDQEETFANVSINVPNQQNLFRKRIIGPAVEDHSIRQERPPHLRPETIHPAMRERGRAIPAGSVHSERPQSPPRIVEGRPGPIPGMRPPMGAGSHQSTKSANSMGFIMPLYTIGIVSFFIYTILKLIFKKTPATPYPEIKPDTTFRNEVFTAPDQPYIKRPDSGTTKLGQPIANGENGAPVSVGPVSNGSASASFNHSVQAEISVDYQQLVTKPESPPATTDSRNAAEEPVTEHTGPVEQGNDEASSVTEATNDKEQVQPEYDPAIEKLVDGIVVQKVVQLNEEASTSENIERVASEVVEEVLQEAESEINEAAEAAAVKLVEKVVEQAEATVLATEIPEVLETHEEESTSPNATYIYQRRPIYNVSLLFADDVVQAILETDQKATDVATELVQETIVDSKPSETIPIEQTALVADATNIVTEAETALEAIVNAETVKDTIKGVTFDDEVIVVDAPIAAEVETITDTLVDAEEATIKALAEAIDQEAEDIGAVAEGLVNEVLDEIQEIVNEKEVLEPTQAPSYDSATQALVSSSDNEAVVESEPKYSEEKTNESSDSFENETSFTVEVDAEEAVIKAEAISQQAEEAEVVATAEELVNEVLDQAQEIAKEKGALEHVEAASHDPAMQKQVDDALIDGFAYDADDKNFRKSLEQSSVEEVVESISIKEVNSELNSAPSQQTIISENDVVQPAGIC